Within Spinacia oleracea cultivar Varoflay chromosome 4, BTI_SOV_V1, whole genome shotgun sequence, the genomic segment gagactgaaggaaataatgccctttgtccaagtatgcattcaatgttaagtctaataaatgcggttcagtattaattaacaagttaataattcagtgagatcaagtgagctgaatgcctagctagaggccgcttcagttcaagtggaattaatgatattaatccacagcttactcttgactgaacccgtagggtcacacaaatagtacgtaaacggatcaagtatttaatggcattatatactccatctatggatattcggaattgacggatcttggtttcagtgggagctgagatcgtcacaggcaagaaatgaatactccggaaacgatgatattgccggaaacggaaatatggatcgtatcggaaatataaatattatccaagtcgtagatgttgccggaaacgaaaacatggtacgtatcggaaaatattatcggaaatggaaatattgccggaatcggaaatattgccggaaacggaaatattgtcagaatcagaaatattatcggaatcggaaaataattccggaaacggaaatattaaatatttgttcgaaacgaaaattgattccggaatcggaaatattaaatattgttcgtatcggaaatgaattccggaatcgggaatttaatcggaagcgtatcgtacgaattagcatcggacgaggccgctagacgaaggcccagcacgaagccaggccatcgcccagcgagccaacacgcaccatcgcgtgccaagcctcgaccaggcccagcgcaaggccaggcccagccaaggcctggggcgcgcgcgcgaaagcacagcagcagtgggccgagcgctgtgcgcctaacgtgggccgcaaggcttgcgcgggtgtacggtgctcgtgcaatgcttgtgcgggaatcctaaagcaatcgggattcgaaatatgattaaatcctaaaactattagataatgattatttaattagagtcctagtagggttataattaaataaattagtatcctaataggattccaaaaccttttccataactctataaataggtgcctagggtcacatatttacaacgagttttcaagtattcaaagtgagtttttgagagaaaaattcagtcacacaattgcctaaaagtgcccaaaataatagtaccttaagggcgattctagttggtcaatcttaaggcggatccggatgtgctgtggactatctacggagggacgacacttggagtcctaaagacttgttcttgttcggttcgggcgcagctagggaaggcacgcaacaaagagtatgcatctaaactatgctaaatgattatgtgtaaataatatgttttcctggctttatggtttttccgcatgatttatgaattgtcatatgtatcataacctaacaataacaCTCACTTTCACATACTCCCATACTTTGTCCTTGTTTGGAACTTTTTGCCAATTTGTGTAAGTTAAAGGGGCCCAATCGTAGTCACGAGCAATAGTTCCTAAGAACCGAGTAAGCTCTTTCCTATGTTTTTCTGGACCTCTAGGTTGTCCTTTGTCAttacaatagataggaacacggGCTTCAAATTTGCGAGCATGGACATCAAACATATTAGTTGGTCCACGACCTTTCTTTTTAGCACCTAAGAgaaagaaaagacaaaaagCACATCATGAGCAAACAAATTGCGgaatatatatacataaaagAACCGAACTTTTGCAGCCTCTATTAGTCTATGAAATGTTTGTTATCTGACTGATTTCTGCACATTGGATTCAATGCCATTGTTTCGATCATTCACTATTTATCCTACAAGCTTATTACAATCTTGTCAGGAAAAGTTAAGCCTGTTATAATAGCATTAATCCTGTTATAATGGCAGTATTGGCAGAAACTGATATGACTTTTTGATTCAAAGTGAGAAAATTCTTGGATTATGATCTTAAGGACCTATATTTAAGCTTAAATACTGGTAGAAAGTTCAGTTTTTTAGTGTTCACTTAAGACTTTCTGAAAGAAGTGAATTTTTTACGATAAATTACGCGTATTGTAATAATATCCTAATTAGAGCAGTATTCTAGCAGCAGCAGGAGTATAGCAACAACAATAGTCTAGTAGTATCCTAGCAGCAGTAGTAGTATAGCAGTAGCAGGAGTCTTAAGTTTGTGTTACATAGTAGAACGTTCCTGGTTGGAATTGATTTACAATAATAATATGTTGTACTATTTATATGGGCCAAATCAATGAGAAGAAATACAACTTGATCAATATTTCTCAAATGTACTTGCTCTAAACCTAGTAGAGCAACTCAGTAATTCACACCTGCTAGAGAAGCTATGGTCTTACGATATGTTGGCTCACAACCTGGGTGGTAAAGAAAGGACAGAACAACTTCACTCACTGCAAGGACCGTCTTCCACGTGGATGCTATCATGTTGGCTCACAACCCGGGTGGTAAAGAAAGGACAAAACAAGAGTTTGAGGCCTTGGCTAAAGGATCCATATTTGAAGGGTTTAGAGTGGCATTCTCAGCTTATAATACTAAGGTCAAATTTTAAAAAGACTTGTTGTATCTCAACAAAGCAGCTCAAACAATGGACTAGCATTTAGAATATGACCAGAATCTGAACAGACCAACAAATTTTAGACTGAACAGACCATCAGATTAGAATCTGAACAGACCATCAGATTAGAATTTGAACAGACCCCAATCCAAAACAAAGAACAAATCATCCAAATGAGcagaacaaacaaaaagaaatgcagTATTTCTGCTTTAAATTTATGAACAGGGACAAGAAAAGCATCGGGGACAAGAAAGGAAGGTATAATGAAGAAGTTTACAAACCATGTTGTCGTGCAGAACTACTTTCTCCTTGTTTATCCGATAGAACAATGGCAGACATTGGACGCTTAGATCCTACACGGTCTTTTTCCAACTGGTGTACTTCTTGTTGTAGTTGTTCTGCTTCACTTGGATTCATATTTTGCTGCATCATAACGAAATCATCCATTTCAATTGCCGGACATAGTGGCTGCTTCTTATTCTTACGAGGAGGTTGTTCTCTAGTCCTTTCTTTGTATCACTAGTAGAGAAAtcgtcatttgcaactcatcaaTTGCAACTCACGCAAGTCATACGAGTCGCAACAAGGGtttggtcaacgcgggtcaacgTTTTAATGAACTATTCGCAGCAGCTTCAGTGACCAAGCACTGCGaaaaatctaatttttttttgaaagaggATTTCGCAGCGCGGGAATCATGTACAAGTTGCAATTAAACTCATTAATCGCAGCTTGTGGCCGTACTGAATGCTGCAACTCATAATATTCGCAGCCTCCATGTCTCGAGTTTGCTGCAATTTAAGGAAATTTTTTcggaaaatattcaaaatgcAATCTCGATCAATCTTCTCAACCCAACCACACAGATCTAGAATTCGCAATCTCTCTCCTCCGCATATTCTCCCAATCTCCATAGCCACTCGCTACTTCGCCGGAAAGTTTCCTGCTCCATCGGATCTGCAGCTCGCTCCTCCGCATCTTCACCGCCTGCGTACCTTCATCTTCTCCTCTGCTCCACTACGTACCTTCCTCTTCTCCGCTGCTTCACCGTCTGTAACAACAAAAGCCATTTAAGAGAGAGAATTCCGCAGCAGACATTCAAGAGCttgttttagagagagaatttgTTAGAGAGAGAATTTGGAGATTTGGGATTTATTGTTCTAAATTTGGGGTTTCTAAGTCAAAATCAACtcggttttttttaaaatattttctttaattttttttccagtgTTATTTCTCGTGTAATTTCTGAATCAGAGTTTCAATTTTGGATTCTTGGGTATCTTCGGAACATCATAAgatttctgggtttaatttatttttgttttctgaATTTGATTGTGTATGTGAGTTTCTAGGGAGAGAAAGTGGTAGATTTTTATAGAGAGAAAGAGATGAACAGAGGAAATGGGGAGATGAGAAATGTAAATAGTGCTATTGAGACCATCAACGCAGCCGCTACTGCGATCGCTTCTGCTGAGTCTCGGGTCCCACCTTCTTCTATTCAGGTAATTTCACCGatttcattttaatatatatttttagaaTATCCATGAGGGGAAATAGTATGTTTTCTTGATTTTGTGTAGTTTTTCTGGATATTATTGAGTTTTTTAAGTGGGTTTTGCTGTTAATATAAGTATGTGCTAGATTCAAGATCTGGGTCTTCATAAATTTCCCCTATTTGTGTCAAAGTTATGgatttttgagattcaaaatttCTACTTTGTGAGTTATAGTGAGTTTCATAAGTGGGTTTTGTTGGTTACTGTTTGATTGTTATGAATCTGTAGAGACTGAAGTTTGTATTGGGAAATGATCTAAATTTTTTGGAGAGTGAACTTGATGATGGTTGCAGAACTTGTGAATACTAGTCTTTTGTGGAATAGTCTAATCCGACAACCGAAATTTCTTTTGTTCCTAACAAAATTGATGTTGATTATTGGAAGCAGCATAACTGCATAAGGGAACTATATGTAAGGAGAAATCAAAAGGGAACAACATAATTGTTGTTCATGTTGTGAATGAGTTTCATAGAAGTAATAAAAGGAATTTAGTTTTATTAGCAAAATGACACAAAAAATGCTGTgtgactgtgagggggtcgaaaaagcacgaggctaatgcgtgacctcgtccctcgtgggtgtgacgattctttttattcaatcaagtgtaattggatttcctgtgagtttacacccaattgactagtaatataggaatcgccattcagtttttaacgacaatgagaaaaactgacaaaacccggttatcgtgacataaagggagtgcaattatgtttgaccacgacggccgtaggttcccttgtgatccctggtgtggggatctctcaacatacacccgcaaggtagagattgagggtccgggggactgtaactaccgagaggagtactcgctcgtcgataactccagaggcaggatatccttactagctcagcataaataattgaagggacatgcgttaactattaaactaatctgagttgattttagcaatatgcaacatataatactagattgatcacgattatctgatttaaatagcattgagggacctagcatgataatccaatttcccaaaaatattatatttgttaggcgtgatagaacaatcagatttagttagtttaacagttcataaaaagggcgagaaaagcaattaaatcatcgaaaagggacacattacgacgcacccttgagaggtgcgtcacggttctcagaaaactaaccactttgactttgctatttctcctttttatttaacgaatctcaaattatgggacaggatacgttctgttcgatttatggatcgattgcgacagaacgcgtgaacaatttcgcagcgtgaggcttaggctaagggttggagtcaatactcagaatataaattgtgtgtgttcctttcacgtcgaatttggggctgcatttatagggaagagtttgtggaaagatagaattgcagagttctaatccacaaagaattaggaaaaaacacgtacccaggtattttcagcgcccaggcctgtgcgccgaagatttcggcgcccagagccaggcgttgaaaatagggtatgggctgttttcttagtcagattcgggtTCCTGAGATCCGTAGTGTTtcagacttaatcgagtcttttagtgcgtatcaatttcatgacggaatgcgtctgggcccgtcacgaactctaggctcgttaggattttaattaatacgtaactcttatttacgaatcatattaggaataggattctcgcagttttctatctcatttaggatttatgttggagtgaaacacctaattctgacaggtttctatcttttatgactttccaccttaagaagctaccctttacggcagttactatttttagcaggtttctatcaatagcaggtttctataaatagcaggtttcgggtgaaatgaaaaggggaattgagattcgttattttataggagatgcgttgtcaagtggagatttacgttttcatcatcgaacctttccctttcgggaatggggacaaaagtaggtgtctacagttagcccccactttgactgagtcttggagtaagacgatggtcaaagtattagacggagtgcgtcacacaagccatggtgacctgtttttttgcgagggtctcacgagcccccgagtgataacatttgacttaagggtcatcactttgaagtgtcgacatatccctcacgtgtcattgggatttgtcaactgatagtatagaaacttcctcactttgtcattgggagtagctacagatgttttcgaaatcaaagctgtaaagtgtaattgggcctggccaagcccaatcacgaggtaaaaatggttttaaagattctcatttttagggttagctaaacgataaaacccccttgttttaatgggacgtaaaacgaaggaaaattcaacacatcgttctttttggaaaaacggaaaaccaatcttttaaattttggaaaagagggaaaactactcacatcgcattttttggaaaaaacggaaaaccaaaagctactcaaatcgtttttgggaaaaacggaaaaccaaaagctactcacatcgcttttgggaaaaacggaaaaccaaaggctactcacatcgtttttgggaaaaacggaaaaccaaagaaagtaatcgctgcaacgactaaggacctgcgcagttagtgatgcagaccccgtcggctaaagatggcgagcctgtccgctaagggtggacaccccgtccgatagaagtggacgaatctgttttgaaatttgtttgtgtttatttattttttgaaaataaggacctacgtggtttgcgccgtagaccccgccggctgaagatggcgagcctatttcattttgtttttttgaagattcaatttttcgaaaactaaggacctgcgcggctagtgacgcagaccccgcccgctgagggtgggcgagcccattttgaatttcttattttgcctatgtagaagggcttttgtgattacaacctgttggtgggtcgcaatatttcctgatcaggtgtgtcctataagtgggtccacactgtgtatatttttaacgatattgcaaaataccgttcttgggaaagaaatatcaagataacagatattttacacaaaatagaggattgcgcgtgcccgacagcgaatattcgctgtctgggaagcattttcagcgcccagctctgggcgcgagaatttctaacgcccaaagctgggcgttgaaaatgcgaaggggagacgggtctttaaatccgcggaccgtctccttcttttcccatttccaccattttcgctcaagctcttcacctctttcaactgatttcttgcgcgtttcttcacttttctttaagaattctactccaaatcacttcctaatcttcccaatgtaagtaattttcagtaattttgaggtttttttttttttgtcaattttagtatttttgtcaagtatttttatgcatgaaattgattttggggtttttgattttgtgcccctttccttcaattagatagttggaaatgttcctcataacatgttaattagtttgtgcatgttaattttcgcaagtatgttgattcttgttgaatttgggcattttcatgctagcccccaagtatacctaccaCTCTAGCgttttcttacaatgtaggtgtttttggtatattgctttatgaatgacaaattatggaagaattttcatttggttggagttaattaaaaatttttcacttagggaattttttGCTCGacatgaacttagtatcatatcttagggaaaaaaaaattgtatgactccattttatgagtggaatgcactcctttaatgattggtgtgagtgccagttttgttaaaggtataatgccttattgtattattgatcagcatgcctgacgagtcgtcacctccttccggtggccacgaggagcgtggcatgacgcgtcagtctactggcgcgggtcccctatgggtgggtcctgagctctacgatggtcgtgatctgcactacgacctagagcaccacgtgacttcccgccttcacgcgaggagagagactacggttcgcggctacggcgcagcgacgagtgagatCGTTTTTAgtttcctgagctcggacgcccaggctttgttgagggcgagctcactgtttccggtggtcgagaccttctgggagatacttcggcttaacatctccctggcctttctgcggtcgttcatgaggtggtggtgggataacaccaacaccttccattttccttggggtgagatgacgatcactcccgaggactacacggctttgacgggcttgacctttacagggaaccccgttcgtctgaggtgggatggcccatcgccgactgttgctgagggtaccaggctcctgggctcgtggatgggcaggagattgccttcgtaccagccccgtgggatacctttcgctgacctgatgtgggccttagagcatggggtagaggagtcgccttcgagacaggctcggctgttctacctccattttattacttccacttttctatcggtccgactgacacctttgacctgaggtggataggcatggtggaggacgtgtctacactgggtgactatcatggggcgatttgggctatgcgacgctcgtcggccagatgagtttggcggtgcgcgactcggacccgagtagacgtcactttgtcattacattagcaggagtgccgcgtttgaccgaggtatgtgcctagactttcttttgctTTCTCGCTTTTACTGGGCTTcttttttttgatgttttattgtcttttccttttgtagctgtgggcctttgagcacttaccttggttggctccccgaaaggggcagaggcctttggagtacccttCCGGTtgtcgttggggttggaagaagaagctgacagtgcgtccaccgcccgataccgtgtgggacctcattcgggacgggaaccctgagcatgtgcaaaatcttatcctctatctcgtatttcgtcattctttttattttctatgtgcgagatctgacggtgtttgtacaaaaacaggtggtttggaccccatggctctcttttaggggtacttatgcttcggtcagggatagtcaTGCCTTGAGCCAGATGCGAGTCTTGTTCGTCGGctgccgggaccctgtctggtacctgggagagcgggtacgtatgcagacggtcggggctttttcggtgcctaggcctccgcctgcgaccatgctgtctactcgttcgataggcgagtcgtggagggtccactcgaggactggcgtgccggcgacggagttggtgatagagggagctagctattatcggtttatccaggattctcttcgtctcccggagcctggcgctgtaagttgccctctcttttcatattgattttagtgttttcatactcgtgcccatgtgtttatgtctactgtgttttgtgcaggagtgtcctgacccttcgttggggggatgggtgcttcccgatgctcggatctcgtataccggagagagtggatccgagattgtggagactttcccggaagaccgggttttccatgctccgctccctgaggtagtacaggcggtatgcaccttttatttgtgcactcttcttatatctttttttttttcctttttttcttttgttactaacattcctgtttcaggttccggccagtacggccaacgcgatggtgggggtgatcaaccggttgaagtccccactctactcgggtaatgtgccctcttttttcttttgatctgtaccttttgtttggctttccgttactcactctccttttgtcttttcttgtagacgggtgctggacgagccggggccgacgacgcgggtccctcgggcgggggacacggtcgtgagaaagagagggcacgacactcgcccctacggcatcgccgttccgacgcgggggtgagttcttccagggagaggtccgagccggagcgtaggcgacgttccgtgtcggtggcccgagagcctagccccgagttgcagtcacagcctcatttttggggtgattctggctgggggccctcataccacggggagttgagtggatggaccggtgaggcttggagacatggagccgatgacgagtcttaggcttacctcctgttttgtatatattcattcttgtgttccgcatgtatatatataattgtttttttggtgcaagaatgttttgagccttccgtgggctttgcctTAACATATTATACtaatattagctttctaaaccaacgacgaattttgacAAGAGAAAGAATTCCGTAAAAGTAATGAGTTcttacaagagtgcacacatatttttagactaaccgactacttggggtattacatatgcatgttcactatttttcgttttttgccgactcgtgccatactcctttgttgggcttgttcctgaaaattcttgtggctttgttttttattctatttggtcttgcccgtgcatggcttagggtatagtgccctttgcaatatcttttcttcttgatgcattgcatgactttattattttttaatttttattggaccgaatccttgataaggattgcctacgtatcttgtcagaatcaggtcgcgcgtagttctagctttttgaaatttttgaaagggtgttcattacacgtctgcttcccccccaagtgttcgtggttcttttgatggttcgaaaaaggagtatgaacacttgcagaagcgggaggataggtggcaagagagaatgacgcccattCACGGGCgcaggaaatatcggcgcccaggcctgggcgtgaaaaataacagcgcccaatcctgggcgttgaagttttgtccttcgctttttctactttatcgagttttatgccgttttcTTAGAGTAATgtgcagaatgcttgcttatgagtcttaacgtgttttattagatgccttaactccggactgaattttattaaatatagtactttttcaattggtcgaagttcgtgaggttaacgaattccgctccatctatgtcagctagttggactgctccgccaggtaggatggtctttacaaaatatagtcctgtccagttaggccggaattttcctcgagggtccgtagtaggtgcgcggacttcttttaatacaaaatcgccttctttgatatttcgaggtttgactcttttgttgaattgccttgcgatgcgcttttgatacacttgcacgtgatgtaaagctctcaacctccgttcgtctaaaaggacaagctcgtcgtacctagcttgaacccaatcagcctcaggtagcttgctttctaggacgatccggagggagaaAATTTCCAACTCGgtcggttgaactgcttccattccgtataccaaggagtagggtgttactccaatggaggtgcggattgaggttcgatagccccataatgcgaagtgtaatttgttgggccaatctttataattttcggccattttttcgattatgactttaatatttttgttggccgcctctaccgcgccgttcatttgcggcctgtagggagaggatttatggtgtttgacatgatatttttcgaccAAGTCTTGGACTttggccctaaagtgggaaccttggtcacttatgatttcatgtggaacctcGTATCGAcacaatatgttcttttctaggaatcgagcgacatgtttggccgttaattttgcataggagactgcctctacccatttagtgaagtaatcaattgcgactaaaatgtactcgtgtccccctacgcctgttggtgttaccttgtcGATTATATCTAtgccccaggtggaaaagggccatggagaagtgaaggtgtatagttctgagggaggcaaatggttaaggttactgaagatttggcattttgggcaagtttttacaaagtgatggcaatcggtttccacagtggtccaatagtaccctgagcgggatattttttgggatagcatttttccgttcatatggggtccgcacacgccgttatggtattcttccattagtctttgggcttggttttggtggacaaagtaacttgattttattcagCATGTACTTGTATAGTTCTCcctgaattatgctatattgtgaagcgaggaggcgtagggccttttgtgctcgcggggaggtgtttggggggaattccccacttgttttgtaacgaaggatgtctgtataccatggttcttcttcggtgttttcaggttcggagtctatggcacagcaataagccggctctttccttcgctcgacccgaagggtcatcccgtcccattcattcgggatgttgagcattgaagctagcttcgctagtgcatccgcgaattggttgtcgtctcttggtaggTACGTATACtagattttttcaaattgctcgactatttggtctaagtgagcttgatattttgagagactagtgcttcagaccttccatcttttggatatatggttgattattagggaagaatccgcGAAGACTTGTAtatgtttgactccgaggctaactgcggcctctagcccaactatgcaggcctcgtattcggcggcgttatttgtggcctcgaagtcaagtttgacggaaattggtatatgggccccttcgggactgactaggagaactccgacgccgcatcctttctggttggacgcgccatcgaagtatagtgtccaatagtcgtctcgtatcatcagaagttcctcgtcagggaggaggtaagcttctgtggtttcctcattcgtggcatgctcggccaggaattcggctaccgctcttcctttgattgttttttctggcatgaattttaggtcgaattctaagagcatgactagccacctggacaggcgaccatttagggcgggcttttcgaacatgtattttaaggggtctagttgtgacactatatgaacagtgtgggccaataggtaatgtctgagttttttggatgcccagacgagggcgaggcaggttttctcaagttctgtgtatctcgtctcgtactgtatgaacttcttgctcaagtagtaaatggctcgctcggatccatgtacacactgtgagagcatagctcccgctgcagtatccgtgacggttaggtataggcgtaaagggattccaggcaaa encodes:
- the LOC110785960 gene encoding uncharacterized protein, translated to MAFVVTDGEAAEKRKVRSGAEEKMKQNMNPSEAEQLQQEVHQLEKDRVGSKRPMSAIVLSDKQGESSSARQHGAKKKGRGPTNMFDVHARKFEARVPIYCNDKGQPRGPEKHRKELTRFLGTIARDYDWAPLTYTNWQKVPNKDKVWEYVKSKYILPPESEEWVYETLDQSWRGFKCRLKKLHYYAYGSYEERLEHPPEGVPEAHFKTLLAYWETNAAKKTSLQNSENRKEQDNMHTVGPVSFAMRYDKMQAMRELEALQDDQNSESHKDSYI